The genomic stretch TAAACTCATAGGGAAACCTCCAGGTTCAGGCGACATTCAGGGGTCCTGGAGCACCGACAGAATGTTGCCCGCCGGGTCTGCGAACCACGCGATGTTCGGCTTCTGGCCGCGCATGATGCCTTTCTCGTCCAGATTCATCCCACTGTAGTGAAGCCTGCCCACGCCGCTCGCCGCCAGGGCGCTCACATCATCCACCGGAAAGTTCAGGACGGTGTAGGCAGCGGGCACATGATCTGGTCTGCGATATCCCAGACCAGCCTGGCTGCCCGTGATGTGCAGGCGCAACATGCCGTGTGCCTCGCTCACCTGGAGCCCCAGAACGTCGCCATAGAAGGCCCTGGCGGCAGCACTGTCCTTCACGGCGAATCCGCTGAAAGCGTGGGTGTACTCAAACATGATTCTCCTTGTCCTGAAAGTGGGTTGGTAGCCCAGGTCAATGCTGTGATGTCGAGGGTGGACTTACCCGTGTCAAATGTTCCCCCGGCGCTCTGCGGGTCATGCTCGTCGAATAATCGCCACCGGGCCATTGCCATGCGCCGGTCATCCTGACTCCGTCTGTGCTGAGGGTCTCCCGGTAGAAGTTGGGGGAGCCGCGGCGACCGGGCCAGATCGTCAGCAGGTCGCCGTGGAGCTCATAGACGTAATCCAGCGTCATGCCGTCGCTGAAGCTGTAGACCCGCGCATGGATATCTGAAGACGGCCTGCCCCTAAAGGAATGCAGGTGCCCGATGATCTCGGTGCCCCGGATCGAGCGGCCGTTATGGACGAGATCGAAGTGCTGGGCGAGAAAGAAGTGCCCTTCCAGTCACCCGTAGCGCGTCCTCCCAGTGGCATCACCCGTCAGGTCCCAGGTGCCGGGCAGGGGGCTCAGGGTATGGAGATCGGGATTTGGCCCAGGTGCTGGCGTTGACATTTCATCCTCCTTCAGGCGATGTGACGGCATATCACAGGACCACCACACCAGCCTCGAGGACACTGGATGCTAGCGGAGTGGCGGAGCCAGCTTCGACGATGCCATTAAGGAACATGGACAGATCAGCACCGAGCAGACGCAGATCAGACCTGCTTGATGCGGTACGTGAGGTGGGTGGCGTGGGGGGACTGAACCACCCGCAGGCGCTCCAGCTTGATCTCCTGGCCAAGGGCGCCGAACAGTGAGAGGCCGCCGCACATCAGGACAGGCGCAATGTGCAGTTGCAGTTCGTCAAGCAACCCGGCCTTCAGAAATTGCCGGGCCACCTCCGCACCGCCTGCCAAGCACACGTCCTGTTCTCCAGCCGCCGCCTTCGCCTGAGCCAGTGCACCTAGAGGGCCGTCCGTAACGAAGCTGAACGTGGCCCCTCCGCGCTCCACCGTAGGCAGCGGCAAATGGGTGAGAATGAAGTGCGGAATCCGGTATTCGGTGTCGAAGCCGTCTGGAGCGCTGCCGAAAGCCGTGTGGCCCAGGATCATCGCGCCGATGCCGTCCAACAATTCCTGCTTGATCTCCTCCGCAGCGCCTGTCTCGGCGAAGTACCAGTCATGCAGGCCGCCGTCCTGTCCATCCGGTCCAGCAATGTATCCGTCAAGCGAGACGGCAAGATCGAGAAAGACTCGACTCATGTGCGAACTTGCCTGGAACACACTCTGTGCATGACATCCTCCTAAAAAATAAGGCGAGCCGCGTAATTCACCGAACTCTTACACGCAGCAATATACGTAACTTTTCTTCCTATTTAGTTTATAACAGAACGATACGAAATTGCAACCGTGTACTTAGTCTAGAATACCGAATTGACCGATACTGACATCAATGGCCGTTCAGCGTTCTGCCCCTGCCCGCCGCTACCACGATGGTTGCGCCGCTGCACATGCTCTTGATCTGGTGGGCGAGCGCTGGGCCCTGCTGGTGGTGCGCGAGCTTTTGCTGGGGCCGAAGCGTTTCAGCGATCTGCGCGCTGATCTCCCTGGCATCAGCCCCAACGTGCTGTCGCAGCGCCTGAAAGACTTAGAGGACATCGGCGTGATCGGCCGCAAACATCTGCCGCCACCCGCCGCAAGTTGGGTCTATGCCCTGAGCGACTGGGGCCGGGAACTGGAGCCGGTCCTGCAACAGCTTGGGCGCTGGGGAGCACGGTCACCCGTCAGACCGCACGCCCCCATCACTCTCGCCACCCTGGTCACAGCCGTGAAGACCATGTTTTACCCGCCTGCTGCTCAGGACGTGGAATGCACGGTAGCGCTGCGGATCGGCCATGAGCGCTTTGTCGTTCGTGTGCAGCATGGTGTGCTGGACGTACAGCGTGGTGTTCCCCATGCTCCGGAGGCAACGCTGACAGGCGACCTGCAGCTACTGGGTGGACTCCTCTTTGGCGGTCTGACGCTGGCGGAGGCCGAGACGAACGGGCTGGTCATTGAGGGCAACCGGGCGTGGGCGCAGCGGTTTCAAACCCTGTTCCAGATGCCTGAGGTTGTGGCCCAGTCGTAACGTGGAGCTTTCTCGCTTTCGCATGCCTGCGGACAAGGCCTCGACAACCAGAGTGGGGTGGTCTCAGCATCACCATCTCTTCTTTGCCCTGACCAGTTCACGCACGCGAGGCTCAATTGACTTCGCCCGCCAAGCAGCGCTTTCATAGCAAGCAGCCGACCATACGCCGCTTTGCCCCCGTGCTATGACCGAGCCCCCAGAAGAGACCTCCATTTCGCGACAGGAATTCGCGCAGATGAAATCACTCCAAATCGGCGCTGTGACCTGCCAGCAGGATTAGGGTAAGGCTTCCTGGCCCCCTCCAATCGCATCAACCGCGCCGAGACCTTGATCAATCTGCCCGCTAAGGCGATGAATGATTCCAGGCTGTCCAGGCCCCAAGTTTGCGCCCACGTTTCGCTGACGCTCCCTGATCCCCTACTCTGTGCGTATGACCAGGGACTCGGGCCAGATCACCATCAAAGAGAACGAAGAGAGACAGCGCTACGAGATCTATGTCGGGGATCAACTGGCGGGCCACACTGAGTACCGTCCGGTGGGTCACGCTCGGTTACTCCCGCACACTGAAATCAACGAAAGGTATGAGGGCCAGGGGCTGGGTTCACAACTGATTCAGTTTGCCCTTGATGATCTGCGGGCGCGCGGCCTGAATGCGGTGCCCACCTGCCCATTCGTCGTGGCCTTTATTCGCAAGCACCCGGACTATCTGGAACTGGTTCAGCCCGGCCAACGTCGCGCCCTGAAACTGTAGAGGCAGGCGACCGCATCAGTGGCAGCTCTTGAGAGCCGTAATACCCCCACACACTACAGCGCCAGAGGCGTGGTGTGGGTGACGGCCACGTCACCCCAAGAGCGCATTGCAGAATAGCTCCGGCGGCCTCAATCATTTTCCGACTGACAGAAATTGTGCGGTGCTTGGAGTTGCGCTGTCGGGAACGTCAAACGTCGTAGGCGGGCACGGCAGTGACCAGCAACACGTCCAGCAGAGTTTTCAGAATTGCGACTGATGAACAGGCGTGGGCGGGGAGCACCAGACGCAGTGTTGCCAGGGTCAATCGATGCTCCACCCAGCCCTGCGCACTGGCTGGCCTCAAGCCCTTCTTAATCTCAGCGTTTCCACGGAACGTGAAGAGCTCCCCAAAACGGAAAGCGGCCCACATCCACATCTCCAGCAACCCCAGACCAAAATTGAAGTTCCATCCAGTCAACACTGGGACTTCCTTGATCGCACAATGTCCGTTCAGGGAAGAGTGAAGCGCTGAGCACACCCGGCTGCTGTTCATACTGGTATGAACAGCAAATCACGATACGTCGAAATGTGAAGACTCATCGT from Deinococcus humi encodes the following:
- a CDS encoding VOC family protein, yielding MFEYTHAFSGFAVKDSAAARAFYGDVLGLQVSEAHGMLRLHITGSQAGLGYRRPDHVPAAYTVLNFPVDDVSALAASGVGRLHYSGMNLDEKGIMRGQKPNIAWFADPAGNILSVLQDP
- a CDS encoding GNAT family N-acetyltransferase is translated as MTRDSGQITIKENEERQRYEIYVGDQLAGHTEYRPVGHARLLPHTEINERYEGQGLGSQLIQFALDDLRARGLNAVPTCPFVVAFIRKHPDYLELVQPGQRRALKL
- a CDS encoding dihydrofolate reductase family protein, with the translated sequence MSRVFLDLAVSLDGYIAGPDGQDGGLHDWYFAETGAAEEIKQELLDGIGAMILGHTAFGSAPDGFDTEYRIPHFILTHLPLPTVERGGATFSFVTDGPLGALAQAKAAAGEQDVCLAGGAEVARQFLKAGLLDELQLHIAPVLMCGGLSLFGALGQEIKLERLRVVQSPHATHLTYRIKQV
- a CDS encoding winged helix-turn-helix transcriptional regulator, which encodes MAVQRSAPARRYHDGCAAAHALDLVGERWALLVVRELLLGPKRFSDLRADLPGISPNVLSQRLKDLEDIGVIGRKHLPPPAASWVYALSDWGRELEPVLQQLGRWGARSPVRPHAPITLATLVTAVKTMFYPPAAQDVECTVALRIGHERFVVRVQHGVLDVQRGVPHAPEATLTGDLQLLGGLLFGGLTLAEAETNGLVIEGNRAWAQRFQTLFQMPEVVAQS